The Mucilaginibacter rubeus genomic interval AAAATTTATCTGTAATTAAAGCTATTACATTCTGAACCGCAAAGCCACAGAGCGTCCTAAAGCTTGGGCAAAATCGGGTTCAATCACGGGGCCTTCGCCGGTTTGTACCCATACACGGCGGGCGTCTTTTTGAAGAAGTATCTTTTCTCCGTTCAGTAAAATTTCAAGTTCGCTGGTGGCCGGGGTAATTGGCGAGGTGTTGATTTGATACACGTAATCGGTATCGTTAAAAGTTATTCTTAGTGGCAATCCCATCTTTATCTTCTCTCCGGTAAACATACATATCCCATGTTATAAAAACAACAACAGTTGGTTTATGGCTTCAATTAATATCTTAACTTCCTTTGTTACAGTGAATTATTTTACAAACCCGATTACGCGGCCAGCTGTAATTCAACCTTGCGGATCAGGCTATTCATACCAAATGGCTTGTGCAAAACGTCGTCCGGACCTCCTTTTTGTGGTATAATTGCATCCGTTTCTTCACTTTCTGAGCAAACAATTACACGCAGATTTTTGGTGGCCGAGTTCAATTTAATAAGCCGGCAAAGCTCCCGCCCGTCCATACCCGCATTAACAATATCCAGGATCACCAGGTCTGGATGACAAGCTTTAATGATCTTAAAAATTTCCTGGACACGGGTTGATGAGGCTACCTGGTAACCTTTACCGAGCAAAATGTAGGTCATTACCTCTATCATCAGCTCGTTATCATCAACTATCAAAATTCGTTTCGCCATATCCGTGCCCTTCTTAAGGTCATAATAGCAATGCAAAGCACATGCCATTGATTAACTTACAGTTAAGCGGCAAAACCCTATATCAAACAGTGTCTGTTTTTCTAATGAGATTTTAACATTTATCGCCTTGATTATTAAACACAATTGATCTGTTTTATTACATTTGGCATGTAGTAAATAGATTTAGCAGGTAAAAATGGATAATATTAATATCAAGAAACTGGCAAAGGAGCTCAACATATCCACATCAACTGTATCGAGGGCCTTTAACGGAAATACTGATATTAATAAAGATACCAAAGAGCGCATCCTGGCCTACGCCAAGCAGCATAATTATTTACCTAACCACTACGCCAGCAACCTTCGAGATAAAAAGACCAAAACCCTGGCCGTTATTGTTCCTGAAATTGCAAATGATTTTTTTTCGCAGGCTATAAACGGAATTGAAGAGGTTGCCCGTAAAAAAGGCTTTTATATTTTACTTTACCGTACCGACGATGTTTTTGAAAAAGAGGTTTCGTTTGTAAACTATCTTAACAATGGCAAGGCCGATGGTATTATCATGTCTGTATCCGGAGAGGCTAATGATCATAATTATTTAGGTCAACTGGAAAAAAAACACGTTCCGGTTGTTTTCTTCGACCGTGTTTATGAGGATATTGAGGCTGCAAAAGTAACCACCAATGACTACGACAGCAGTTTTTCGGCTACCGAACACCTGATTAAAACCGGCTGCAAAAAAATAGCCTACCTGGTGGTTAATAAAAGCATTTCTATTGGTAAGGTGAGGATGCAAGGGTATTTGGACGCCCTGGCTAAACACAAGATCGCGTTTGATGATAACCTCGTTATCGACTGCAGTAACGACGAAAAGGTGAATTATAAAATCCTTAAAAAGTCCCTGCAGGAAATTAAGCCCGATGGTATTTTCAGCTCGGTAGAGCGTTTGGCTTTCGCCACCTATTATGTTTGCAATGACCTTGGTATTTCGATACCCAATGATCTGAAGGTGATCAGCTTTTCGAGCTTGAGGGTAGCCCCGCTATTGTGCCCTCCCCTCTCAACCATTACGCAACCAGCCTACGAAATGGGTGTAAAAGCAGCAACGTTATTGTTCGATGTGCTCGAAAATAACGGCAATGCTTCCAAAAAGGAGCATGTGCTGAAGTCGAAACTGTTTATCAGGAAGTCATCTTCGGGTTCATAGTTCATGGTTGATGGTTCATAGTAAGAAAGTAGGATACATAAAAAAACAGGCGATAGAAATAATTCTATCGCCTGTTTTACAAGATGGCTATGAACTATGAACCATCATCTATGAACTAAAAACTTACGCTTCAATAAAAAGCTCGCTTTGTGGGCGGCGTACTTTTATCATTTTGCTGTATGCGTCATCTTCCGCACGGAAACCTACCGCTGCAATTACTGTGGTGGTTAACCCTTTTTCTTTAAGGCCAAGGATCTCGTCAAATTTTGCAGCGTCAAAACCTTCCATCGGAGCGGCATCAACACCAAGCTCTGCAGCTTCGGCCAATAAAACGCCCAAGGCGATATAAGCCTGTTTGTGCGACCATTCAACTTTTTGCGCATCTGTACGGCTGGCCAAAGTTCCTAATACCATTTGCTCGTAACCTGCAAGGTTTTCGCGGGCTATGCTGCGGGTTGAGGCAACAAGGTCGATGAATTTTTTGCCGAAATCTTCATCAAGATTTGTTAATGAAGCAAATACAAACAGGGCCGATGAATCGGTGATTTGTGCCTGGTCATACCCAACCGCACGTAGTTTTTGTTTGGTTTCGGCATCCTGTACAACAATCACTTTATATGATTGCAAACCTAATGATGATGGTGCTAACTGGATAGCTGTTTTTAAAGCATCTAATTGTTCTGCACTTATTTTTTTGCTGGGATCGAATTTTTTAACAGCCGATCTCCATTGTAATTTTTCTACTAATGACATGATTATCTCAATTGTTGAAACAAATATATATGTTTAAACATATAAGTTTAGCCATGTAATTGTAAATTGATAATTTCTTCGGGTATTATTAAATACAAAACGGGCATTCTGATTTACAGAATGCCCGTTTTGTTTATTACCATATGTCATTGAGTAGGTACGACGAAGCAATCTCGCATGCTATACAGGGCGGCCTTGCTTCCGTACGATTGCCTCGCTTCGTTCGCAATTACATAGGGATATTACGGCATTTTATCCTTCAGTTCCTTCTCCTTTTCATCCTCTTCATTCCTTAACCGTCGTTTTTCCTGCCGCACTTCTTTTCGGGTCCGGCCTCCGGTGGTATCCACTGCGTCAATCTTGAGCTTGTATTCGGCTTTTAGGGCTTCTATCTGAGCTTTGATCTGCTCCTTTATGGTCTGTTCTTTTTGTTTCTGTTTTTCTTCAGCCTTTTGTTCGGTAGTATCTTTTTTACCAAAAAGGCGCTGGAAAAAGTTCGGTTTTTTTACTGGCTCTTCAACAACAGGTAAAATGCTGTCATCGTCTGCTCCGCCTTGTTTCATGAGGCTATCGGCAGTTGCAGTATCAACAGGTGCAATCTGGCGACGCAGGCTCTCTCTTAAGCGCACTTCGTAAAAACCATAGGCATTGGTATCGCGAGCGGTATAACCTTTTATCGCCATCAGCTTTCCTATCAGGTTAAAATAGCCATGCAGTCCCGGTCGTAAACTGCCATCCGGCTGAAACGCGTATAATCCGCCTTTAGGGTAAGGAACAATGCTGGCCAGGTAAATACTTTCGCCCAAACTAAGTTCGGACGGAGCCTTACCGAAATAATAATGTGAAGCTTCGGCAATACCATAAATATTCTTTCCCCATTCAATAATGTTAAAGTAAACCTCCAGCATCCTGTCTTTGGTCATGATGCGGTTATTCTCAATAAGCCAAACAATCAGGATCTCTTCTATTTTACGGGCCATGGTTTTTTCACGGCTCAGGAAAGCGTTTTTAACCAGCTGCTGTGATATACCGCTACCACCGCGTTTATATTTTTTTGTTTTAAAGTCGGTAGCTATCGATTTACGGATAGCCTCCATCACAAAACCATGGTTGGTGTAAAATGAAGGATCCTCGGCTGTCATCACCGCGTTTCTCAAATTAGGCGAAATCTGCTGCAGCGGGGTAAACTCAGGGTTTTCCGGGCCAATCAAATGCGGTGCCATTGGCTTGCCTTTTTCGTATGGCGTATAAATGAATGGGCTGTTCAATTTGGTTAAATCAGTGCGACCAAATTTCAGGATCCGGAAGTTGTCTTTATCCATCCCCGAATCAAATATCAGATCATCAGGTTTTGAAGTATCCATGAAAAAGTTCATGTGATAGTTCAGCTTACCGGCAACCTGGATACCATCAAGCGCGTCAAACATCCCGGTAGGGAACGAATCAAACATATCGGCGGCGTTAAGCCATCCGGTGTTCAGCTTCAGTTCATAAATTTTTACCGGGTTAAGCGTGTATTTAATAAATGGATGGGCTGTTAATTTTTTTACATGGATGGTGGAGGTACTATCGATAGATACATAATTGGTACCTACTTTAACATCGGCGTCAATAGCCGCCTCCGGGAATACGATATCCGTAGATGAAATGCCAGGATGATGGATCAGCAAGTTTTTCACCGACCATGAGCCCGAAATAGATGTTTCACCGCTGCTGTGATCCTCCTTGGTTAGTTTGGTTTGCAGCGTATCGAAGTTAAGCTTCAGGTTAAATTTCTTTTCGATGAAAGGCAGCTCCACTTTTTGGCGATTATCGGCATAAAGCATTACGTCGATATCTTTATCCGATGGATGCATTTTACCGGCAAAATGCCAGTTAGCTTCCCCATCGTTTACTTTTATGGTTGAGCTTAGCTGTCCATCTTTGATCAGGGCTGTTTGTGCTAAAAGCTTAAGCTGCGCACTGTCGCTCTTAAAGCTGATCATGAAATTGTTGAGGGCTAAGTTATCCGGGATCTTATAAAGTACTTCGTTAATCAGGTTATGGGCTATATTGCTCAAATCAGCTTTGGTATCAGTAGCCGTCGAATCCTTTTTCTTTTTAAACAGGAAGTCGAAGTTTTTAACCCCATTCTTATCGATAAGGTGAATGAAGCCGTCCTGTAATACCACATCCGATAGTTTTACCTCACCCAACACCAGCGGCATAATCCTTACACTCACCACAAAGTTTTTGATGTTCAACAAACTATCCCGGCCGTCGGGTACAATGCTGATATCCGAAAATGAAACGGTACTTAGTCCGGTAAATTGGGCCGATCCTATTTTTACATCTAAATTATAATCTCTTTTGGCTTTTAATTTAGCTTTGTCAATGGCTTTTTCGAGCAGTGCTCCGCGTTTTGAGTAGGCAATATATCCGCCGATAAGCAGAATAAGAATTAAGGGAACGAGAATGTATGCGGCTATGCGTATATATTTAGGATTAAGGCGCTTCATTTGTTAATTTTATCCAAAACTAAACTAAATCTTATCCCCTGCAAACGGTTGTTTATGCAAATTGTTTCCCAATAAACTTAATCAACGACCTGTTTTCATAAATTTGCCTCATATTATGACAATTACTAAAGAACAAGTATTACAGGCGCTGGGCAATGTTGAGGAACCGGATCTGAAAAAAGACCTCGTAACCCTTAACATGATCCAGGACATCCGTATCGATGGCAACAACGTAAGCTTCTCGGTTGTGCTTACCACACCGGCATGCCCGTTAAAGGCCATGATCGAGAATGCATGTCGCAATGCCATCCTCCATTTTGTGAGCAAAGAGGCCGTTATTAATATCAACATGACCTCGCAGGTAACAACGCAAAAAAACACTGGCGTTCCGGGTGTAAAAAATATAATTGCTGTAGCCTCTGGTAAAGGCGGCGTTGGTAAATCAACGGTAGCTGCAAACCTGGCTTTAGGCCTGGCAAAATCGGGCGCACAAGTTGGTTTGATTGATGCCGATATATATGGCCCATCGGTACCTATCATGTTTGGTTTAGAGGGCGCACGCCCTATGGCCAGCCAGGTTGATGGCAAAACACGCATTGAGCCTATTGAAAAATATGGCATCAAATTACTGTCGATAGGTTTCTTTACAGATCCTAACCAACCCGTACCATGGCGTGGGCCGATGGTATCAACCGCGGTAAAACAGTTGTTTAATGATGCCGACTGGGGCGACCTTGACTATTTAGTGATCGACCTGCCTCCGGGTACCGGCGACATCCATATCACAGTAACACAAAGTTTCCCGGTAACAGGTGCCGTAATTGTTACTACGCCGCAAAACGTAGCGCTTGCCGATGCTAAAAAAGGTATTGGTATGTTTATGATGCCGGCTATCAATGTGCCTATATTAGGTGTGGTTGAAAATATGTCGTACTTTACCCCTGCCGAACTGCCGGAAAATAAATATTATATATTTGGAAAAGGCGGTGGCCACAAACTGGCCGAGATATTGGAAGTCCCTTTTCTTGGTGAGATCCCATTAATTAAAGGGATCAGTGATTCGGGCGATGCCGGCAAGCCTACTGTGCTTGAAGAGGATGGCCCAATGACAGCCGCCTTTGTTGAAATGGCAGAGCGCGTTGCCCAGCAGGTTGCCATATCAAACGCCAAAGCACTCAGTGCAGAAAATATTGTAAATAATTAATAACTTTACATAACGTTATAAATTAATAAAAATGAGTTTATTAAATCAGGTTGAAGCAGCTTTAGATACTATCCGTCCGTATTTGGAGGCTGATGGGGGGAATGTTTCTGTTGAGGAGATAACTCCTGAAGGTGTAGTTAAACTAAAACTATTGGGTTCATGCGGATCATGCCCAATGAGCATCATGACCCTTAAGGCCGGTATTGAGCAGGCCATTAAAAAAGCCGTGCCTGAAGTTACCGCCATTGAGGCCATTAACCTAACGGACATTGACGACCCTAATGCCGTGCTTCCGGAAAATTTAAGGTAATTGTTAAGTAATGTTAAATCCCCGGTTCAATTTGGGGATATGACTTACTTTTGATGAAGTTTAAAAACTATTTTAACCCTGTCAGCGTAATATATGTTGAGGTAAGTAGTTAATGGTTTTATGAAGTATTTAGTTGGCCTGTTATTTCTGTTTGTATCAATGGGAGCTTTTGCACAAAGCAAAGACCGCCCTGTTGTGCAGTTTACAGGCATCACACATAATGCCGATAGTGTCAAGATCACTATCCCTTACGTAACCATAACCAATACTACAGCACATAACATTATTAACGTATCCAACTACAAGGGATACTTTTCGTTTGTGGTACACGAACGCGATACCTTGCGTTTTACCTGTGTTGGCTATGCGCCGGTTACGGTTGTTATCCCGTCAAACCTGCCGAATGAAAGCTATACCACCCAGGTATCCCTTAAGGCGCAGATCATTAACCTGCCTACGTTCCACGTGTTTCCGTGGGCAACTACCGATGAGTTTAAAAAAGACTTCCTGGCTATAAAACTTGCTGATGACGATTTGGAAATAGCCCGCAAAAACATCAGCAAAGCAACTTTATCGGCACTGTACAATACTTTACCCCGCGATGCCCAGGAAATACAATCGGCCAATGCGCAAAGCATGCACACCACTATCCTGAACTCGCACTCGCTTACCCCTAACCCGCTGCTAAACCCGCTTGCTTGGGGCAGCCTCATCAAATCAATATCTGACGGGGATAAGAGCAATAGTAAATAATTAAGGATTTTCCTCTATGTTATTATTGGTGACAATAACAGCTGCATAACGAATTTGAAAATAAAACGCCACCGCTCGGCTCCGGATCAATTGAAAATATTGGTGTAAAAATCTATGTCATTGCGAGGAGGAACGACGAAGCAATCGCATGCTATACAGATGGATATGCTTCCGTGCGGTTGCCACGCTGCGCTCGCAATGACATAGTTTTTTATTTCTTGTAGTTGGTAGCATCCACATAGCTGAATCACCCTCAAACTAACCCTTCAAAATCCATTACCTCCCCTTCAAACAATTCCAGCTCCTGCAAATTATGGCTTACTATGATTGTAGTAATATCCAATTTCTTAATTAAAGATTTAAGCTCCGATATAAGCAACGATTTCATTTTGCTATCCAGTGCCGAAAATGGTTCATCCATTAAAAGTAGCTTGGGCTTGATAGCTAAGGCCCTCAAAATGGCCAACCGCTGTTGTTGTCCTCCGGACAGATGGTCGGGTTTATGATCAACAAATTTATCCAGTTGCCCAAGTTTTACTAATTGATTTATCCAGCCCGCATCAGTTGTGGCATATTCCAGGTGCTGTTGTACAGTCATGTTTGGGAACAGGGCATAGTTTTGAAATACAAACCCGGTATGCCTTTTTTGAGGCGACAGGCTAATTTTCCGTACAGCATCAAACCATGTAATGCCATCAACTACAATTGTCCCGTTTTCGGGCGATGCCAAACCGGCTATCATTTTCAGCAAAGTAGTTTTTCCCGAACCGGATGGCCCTAAAATTTTAGTGATACTGCCCGTGGCAAACTGCCTTTTAATTTTTAGCAACTGCCTGTCGTGATAGGTCTTTAGTTTTATTTCGATATCTACGCTGATCATGCTAAAGGACCCTTCGCTTGGTATTTATTGAATATAAAAACAGTCATCACTAAGATAAACGTAATGGAAAATAAAATGAGCGAGTAATTATTTGCCGAGGCATAATCCATCTTTTCTACCAAGTCATACACAGCAATAGATGCCACCCTTGTAACACCGGGAATGTTCCCTCCTATCATCAGCACCACACCAAACTCGCCCAAAGTATGAGCAAAAGTTAATACTGTCGCGGTTAATAATGATGGTTTGATATTGGGTAACAACACATACCGGAAAGTTTGCCATTCGGTTTTTCCCAATGTGTATGAAGCTTCTGCAAATGACGCCGGTATTTGCTGCAAAGCTGATTTTACCGGGCCC includes:
- a CDS encoding transglycosylase domain-containing protein → MKRLNPKYIRIAAYILVPLILILLIGGYIAYSKRGALLEKAIDKAKLKAKRDYNLDVKIGSAQFTGLSTVSFSDISIVPDGRDSLLNIKNFVVSVRIMPLVLGEVKLSDVVLQDGFIHLIDKNGVKNFDFLFKKKKDSTATDTKADLSNIAHNLINEVLYKIPDNLALNNFMISFKSDSAQLKLLAQTALIKDGQLSSTIKVNDGEANWHFAGKMHPSDKDIDVMLYADNRQKVELPFIEKKFNLKLNFDTLQTKLTKEDHSSGETSISGSWSVKNLLIHHPGISSTDIVFPEAAIDADVKVGTNYVSIDSTSTIHVKKLTAHPFIKYTLNPVKIYELKLNTGWLNAADMFDSFPTGMFDALDGIQVAGKLNYHMNFFMDTSKPDDLIFDSGMDKDNFRILKFGRTDLTKLNSPFIYTPYEKGKPMAPHLIGPENPEFTPLQQISPNLRNAVMTAEDPSFYTNHGFVMEAIRKSIATDFKTKKYKRGGSGISQQLVKNAFLSREKTMARKIEEILIVWLIENNRIMTKDRMLEVYFNIIEWGKNIYGIAEASHYYFGKAPSELSLGESIYLASIVPYPKGGLYAFQPDGSLRPGLHGYFNLIGKLMAIKGYTARDTNAYGFYEVRLRESLRRQIAPVDTATADSLMKQGGADDDSILPVVEEPVKKPNFFQRLFGKKDTTEQKAEEKQKQKEQTIKEQIKAQIEALKAEYKLKIDAVDTTGGRTRKEVRQEKRRLRNEEDEKEKELKDKMP
- a CDS encoding LacI family DNA-binding transcriptional regulator, whose product is MDNINIKKLAKELNISTSTVSRAFNGNTDINKDTKERILAYAKQHNYLPNHYASNLRDKKTKTLAVIVPEIANDFFSQAINGIEEVARKKGFYILLYRTDDVFEKEVSFVNYLNNGKADGIIMSVSGEANDHNYLGQLEKKHVPVVFFDRVYEDIEAAKVTTNDYDSSFSATEHLIKTGCKKIAYLVVNKSISIGKVRMQGYLDALAKHKIAFDDNLVIDCSNDEKVNYKILKKSLQEIKPDGIFSSVERLAFATYYVCNDLGISIPNDLKVISFSSLRVAPLLCPPLSTITQPAYEMGVKAATLLFDVLENNGNASKKEHVLKSKLFIRKSSSGS
- the modB gene encoding molybdate ABC transporter permease subunit; translated protein: MDLSPIWLTLKLAGITTLLLLLIGLPFAWWLSRGRSFIKLIIEAIITMPLVLPPSVLGFYLLLAFSPQHGLGKWLHDTFDVQLVFSFPGLILASVIYSMPFMVGPVKSALQQIPASFAEASYTLGKTEWQTFRYVLLPNIKPSLLTATVLTFAHTLGEFGVVLMIGGNIPGVTRVASIAVYDLVEKMDYASANNYSLILFSITFILVMTVFIFNKYQAKGPLA
- a CDS encoding NifU family protein, which translates into the protein MSLLNQVEAALDTIRPYLEADGGNVSVEEITPEGVVKLKLLGSCGSCPMSIMTLKAGIEQAIKKAVPEVTAIEAINLTDIDDPNAVLPENLR
- a CDS encoding Mrp/NBP35 family ATP-binding protein, with the protein product MTITKEQVLQALGNVEEPDLKKDLVTLNMIQDIRIDGNNVSFSVVLTTPACPLKAMIENACRNAILHFVSKEAVININMTSQVTTQKNTGVPGVKNIIAVASGKGGVGKSTVAANLALGLAKSGAQVGLIDADIYGPSVPIMFGLEGARPMASQVDGKTRIEPIEKYGIKLLSIGFFTDPNQPVPWRGPMVSTAVKQLFNDADWGDLDYLVIDLPPGTGDIHITVTQSFPVTGAVIVTTPQNVALADAKKGIGMFMMPAINVPILGVVENMSYFTPAELPENKYYIFGKGGGHKLAEILEVPFLGEIPLIKGISDSGDAGKPTVLEEDGPMTAAFVEMAERVAQQVAISNAKALSAENIVNN
- a CDS encoding sulfate/molybdate ABC transporter ATP-binding protein; amino-acid sequence: MISVDIEIKLKTYHDRQLLKIKRQFATGSITKILGPSGSGKTTLLKMIAGLASPENGTIVVDGITWFDAVRKISLSPQKRHTGFVFQNYALFPNMTVQQHLEYATTDAGWINQLVKLGQLDKFVDHKPDHLSGGQQQRLAILRALAIKPKLLLMDEPFSALDSKMKSLLISELKSLIKKLDITTIIVSHNLQELELFEGEVMDFEGLV
- a CDS encoding NAD(P)H-dependent oxidoreductase, whose translation is MSLVEKLQWRSAVKKFDPSKKISAEQLDALKTAIQLAPSSLGLQSYKVIVVQDAETKQKLRAVGYDQAQITDSSALFVFASLTNLDEDFGKKFIDLVASTRSIARENLAGYEQMVLGTLASRTDAQKVEWSHKQAYIALGVLLAEAAELGVDAAPMEGFDAAKFDEILGLKEKGLTTTVIAAVGFRAEDDAYSKMIKVRRPQSELFIEA
- a CDS encoding PleD family two-component system response regulator — translated: MAKRILIVDDNELMIEVMTYILLGKGYQVASSTRVQEIFKIIKACHPDLVILDIVNAGMDGRELCRLIKLNSATKNLRVIVCSESEETDAIIPQKGGPDDVLHKPFGMNSLIRKVELQLAA